One window of the Cydia fagiglandana chromosome 22, ilCydFagi1.1, whole genome shotgun sequence genome contains the following:
- the LOC134675657 gene encoding uncharacterized protein LOC134675657, whose translation MLSLQDVPSIDLDDVELRCKDCAARIGGYSFWCVQCACGALCDACAGRAPHDTHYVLRAPEGATQNQTQTVLAVIRQQLLKGNLLTLYEIDEDGVKKEVKEETEEPAATTDPLAVGPHFEPLTVEPYPDPLTVEPYSEPLTVEPYPDPLTVEHYSEPQIEEPHPDIPDPLTMETDPVTVEPHPDPLTGEPYPEPLTMEPYRDPLTVNPAKATVTECVDDDTNGGHHPNKRPRLMDDTRMGDIPNSSVSEKDGDVSQQILSHVPHIRRGSQIVQTLAPSDLRSQDVIQTTACNIKGSQDAIANISNLRTQQSVLIVPSNVLRRSQTVQPLATGDLGSQDVIQATTCNVKGSLNALATNSNLRTQQSLLNVPSNVLTL comes from the exons atgctcagtctgcaGGATG TACCATCAATTGATCTTGACGATGTCGAGCTCCGGTGTAAGGATTGTGCAGCACGCATTGGCGG GTACTCGTTCTGGTGCGTGCAGTGCGCGTGCGGCGCGCTGTGTGACGCATGCGCGGGGCGCGCGCCGCACGATACGCACTATGTTTTACGCGCGCCCGAGGGCGCCACGCAG AACCAAACGCAGACAGTGCTGGCAGTTATACGACAACAGTTGCTGAAGGGAAACTTACTAACACTGTACGAGATTGATGAAGATGG CGTAAAAAAGGAAGTAAAAGAAGAGACAGAGGAGCCCGCCGCGACGACCGACCCGCTCGCTGTGGGGCCCCACTTCGAACCGCTCACAGTGGAGCCCTACCCCGACCCGCTGACAGTGGAGCCCTACTCCGAACCGCTCACAGTGGAGCCCTACCCCGACCCGCTGACAGTGGAGCACTACTCCGAACCGCAAATAGAGGAGCCCCATCCTGATATTCCTGATCCGCTCACAATGGAGACCGACCCGGTCACGGTGGAGCCTCATCCCGACCCGCTAACCGGGGAGCCCTACCCCGAGCCGCTCACAATGGAGCCTTACCGTGACCCGCTCACCGTGAACCCTGCCAAGGCCACAGTAACTGAG TGTGTTGACGATGATACCAACGGTGGCCACCACCCTAACAAGCGTCCTCGACTCATGGACGACACCAGAATGGGCGACATACCAAACTCCTCAGTCAGTGAAAAAGATGGCGATGTCTCACAACAAATCCTCTCACATGTCCCACATATACGAAGAGGATCGCAAATAGTCCAGACACTCGCTCCTAGCGATCTTAGATCACAAGATGTCATACAGACCACTGCTTGCAACATCAAAGGGTCACAAGATGCTATAGCAAATATTAGCAATCTCAGAACACAACAATCCGTTTTAATTGTCCCATCTAATGTTTTAAGAAGATCGCAAACGGTTCAACCACTTGCTACTGGCGATCTCGGGTCACAAGATGTCATACAAGCCACTACTTGCAACGTCAAAGGGTCACTAAATGCTTTAGCAACTAATAGCAATCTCAGAACACAACAATCCCTTTTAAATGTTCCATCTAatgttttaaccctttga
- the LOC134675656 gene encoding proteoglycan 4-like, whose protein sequence is MYCCICGCGSKSTDRRNNKLAGIRFYSFPAHSSFLPWQSEKRKLWIDAVRRHTFTTASWKLDQRTKWIAAVRSVNTGTDGSPWTPREHDCICSAHFIGGKKKDETASPSYIPTIFSSVRNPVTFKPNRATRLCSAHFVGNKKSENPLNPAYIPTIFSGNKEASPTSPPPAPRHPPSGAPAAPRQPPNRAPPTPRQPPRSAPAAPRQPPRTAPDVAAAPFPEKPKLSEDVPTLCVFPALQVVPIEPFVPKEVDNSCKDCASLAVGFSFWCVQCCRGPLCGACAECAPHDGHYLLRTPKGATHSQTEAVLAVVRQHLQAENLLTLYEINNDGVKVEIKEEPEEPPPSVPEPDPLDPLATHYTATGKQFVEDETANHCLPKRRRIMPAENNATQPNTLVKLEPKTFISQTIVKDTPSSPKTVLKRTPGGLKKVLLKQIPSGSQPVLKLKPIPSDSILKTKLDRLKRSQSVPKATSTTRKSQTVLKIIPNDPRRKTLLQVTPRETQTVNQSSDTKEPQTKTQPGKLKIKRTLLKVPLSELTKSKTLLNHPSGLKTLRKVKPDEILELDKIQKILKGSFQQNDLKGQKLHNVLKGFSTPLKVTSEAPRNSE, encoded by the exons ATGTATTGCTGCATTTGTGGGTGCGGCAGTAAATCAACGGATAGAAGGAATAATAAATTGGCTGGTATACGATTTTATAGTTTTCCTGCTCATAGCTCTTTTTTGCCATGGCAAAGCGAAAAAAGAAAACTTTGGATAGACGCAGTGAGGAGGCATAC ATTTACAACAGCAAGCTGGAAATTAGACCAAAGAACAAAATGGATAGCTGCTGTAAGAAGTGTGAA TACTGGTACTGATGGATCGCCATGGACTCCTCGAGAGCACGATTGTATATGCAGTGCACATTTTATCGgtggaaaaaaaaaagatgaGACAGCGAGCCCTAGTTATATTCCTACAATATTCTCGTCAGT CAGAAATCCAGTTACATTTAAACCGAACAGAGCCACGAGATTATGCAGTGCTCATTTTGTTGGCAACAAGAAATCCGAAAATCCCCTCAACCCGGCATACATTCCTACTATTTTTTCTG GTAATAAAGAAGCCTCGCCCACCAGCCCACCACCGGCCCCTCGCCATCCCCCCAGCGGCGCACCAGCAGCCCCTCGCCAACCCCCCAACAGGGCACCACCAACCCCCCGCCAGCCCCCCCGCAGCGCACCAGCGGCCCCCCGCCAACCCCCCCGCACCGCACCAGACGTGGCAGCAGCCCCGTTTCCCGAGAAGCCAAAACTGTCTGAAGATGTGCCCACATTGTGTGTGTTTCCGGCTCTGCAAGTAGTACCCATTGAACCAT ttgTTCCCAAGGAAGTTGATAATTCTTGCAAGGATTGTGCATCACTTGCTGTTGG GTTCTCGTTCTGGTGCGTGCAGTGTTGTCGCGGGCCGCTGTGCGGCGCGTGCGCCGAGTGCGCGCCGCACGACGGGCACTACTTGCTACGCACGCCAAAAGGCGCCACGCAC AGCCAAACGGAGGCGGTGCTAGCGGTCGTAAGGCAACATTTGCAGGCGGAAAACTTACTAACACTATACGAAATTAATAACGATGG TGTGAAAGTGGAAATAAAGGAAGAGCCAGAGGAGCCTCCGCCGTCCGTTCCGGAGCCCGACCCACTGGACCCGTTAGCCACGCACTACACTGCCACAGGCAAACAG tttgttGAAGATGAAACAGCCAATCACTGCTTACCAAAGCGTCGGCGAATCATGCCTGCAGAAAACAACGCTACCCAACCAAACACTTTGGTGAAGCTTGAACCGAAGACTTTTATCTCACAAACTATCGTAAAGGACACGCCTAGCAGTCCTAAAACTGTTTTAAAACGCACACCTGGCGGTCTAAAAAAAGTCTTATTAAAACAAATTCCCAGCGGTTCACAACCTGTCTTGAAACTAAAACCCATTCCTAGCGATTCCATTTTAAAAACCAAGCTTGACCGTCTCAAGAGATCACAAAGTGTCCCAAAAGCCACGTCTA CCACCAGAAAATCTCAAACTGTCTTGAAAATTATTCCGAATGATCCGAGGCGAAAAACTCTCCTACAAGTCACCCCTAGAGAAACACAGACTGTTAACCAATCAAGCGATACTAAAGAGCCACAAACTAAGACCCAACCAGGTAAACTGAAAATCAAAAGAACCCTTTTAAAAGTCCCACTTAGTGAACTCACTAAGTCAAAAACACTCCTTAACCACCCTAGTGGGTTGAAAACGCTCAGAAAAGTCAAACCAGACGAGATTTTGGAGCTGGATAAGATCCAAAAGATTCTCAAAGGGAGTTTCCAACAAAATGATCTCAAAGGGCAAAAGCTTCATAATGTTCTAAAGGGTTTCTCTACACCCCTGAAAGTTACCTCAGAAGCCCCACGGAACAGTGAATAA